The following coding sequences lie in one Flavobacteriales bacterium genomic window:
- a CDS encoding glycosyltransferase family 9 protein, translated as MKYSFNKILIIQTAFIGDVILATSLIEKLNAFYPEAKIDFLLRKGNESLLDNHPKLNDVLIWDKKEGKYSNLKLLSKSIHAKKYDLVVNLQRFASSGVLTAFSGAKITVGFKKNPLSFLFKYAVEHSIGNGLHEIERNQKLIKEFTDDVAEKPRLYPSNQDYEVVQSYKKDKYICLAPSSVWFTKQLPKQKWMDIIQKTNDNQIIYLLGSTSDKELCDELIQTSRNKNVINLAGKLTLLQSAALMQHAEMNHVNDSAPLHISSAMNAPVTAYFCSTKPTFGFGPLSDNAKIVEINFDLACRPCGLHGKKECPESHFKCGNDINI; from the coding sequence ATGAAGTATAGCTTTAACAAAATATTAATTATACAAACCGCTTTTATAGGAGATGTAATACTTGCAACTTCTTTAATTGAAAAACTAAATGCGTTTTATCCTGAAGCTAAAATAGATTTTTTGCTGAGAAAGGGTAACGAAAGTTTATTAGATAACCATCCTAAATTAAACGATGTTTTAATTTGGGATAAGAAAGAAGGAAAGTACAGTAATTTAAAATTGTTATCTAAAAGTATTCACGCAAAAAAATACGATTTGGTTGTTAACTTGCAGCGTTTTGCATCGAGTGGAGTTTTAACCGCTTTTTCTGGTGCTAAAATTACTGTTGGTTTTAAAAAAAATCCATTATCGTTTTTATTTAAATACGCTGTTGAACATAGTATTGGAAATGGTTTGCACGAAATTGAGCGTAATCAGAAATTGATTAAAGAATTTACTGACGATGTCGCCGAAAAACCACGATTGTACCCTTCAAATCAAGATTATGAAGTTGTTCAATCTTATAAAAAAGATAAATACATTTGTTTAGCTCCTAGTTCAGTTTGGTTTACCAAGCAATTGCCTAAACAAAAGTGGATGGATATTATTCAGAAAACCAACGACAATCAAATTATTTATTTGTTGGGTTCAACTTCAGATAAAGAATTGTGTGATGAGTTAATTCAAACTTCAAGAAATAAAAATGTAATTAACTTAGCTGGAAAACTAACCTTATTACAATCCGCAGCTCTAATGCAGCATGCAGAAATGAATCATGTAAACGATTCAGCCCCATTACATATTTCTTCAGCTATGAATGCTCCTGTTACTGCGTATTTTTGTTCTACTAAACCAACGTTTGGTTTTGGTCCTTTATCCGATAATGCTAAAATCGTTGAAATTAATTTTGATTTAGCCTGTCGCCCATGTGGACTGCATGGTAAAAAAGAATGTCCCGAATCACATTTTAAATGTGGAAATGATATAAATATCTAG
- a CDS encoding 2-oxoacid:ferredoxin oxidoreductase subunit beta — translation METEALQCPLKPKDFASDQEVKWCPGCGDYAVLNAVQKALSELNVKKEDVTFVSGIGCSSRFPYYMDTYGFHTIHGRAAAIATGVKVANPNLSVWVISGDGDSLAIGGNHFIHAVRRNVNMNLILFNNEIYGLTKGQYSPTSERGKVTKSSPHGTVEDPFNPAELALGAQSSFYARVPDTDVKLMTNVMISAEKHQGLSLVEVLQNCVIFNDKVHAAITGKDTKADNQLILEHGQPMLFGIDKTKGLRLNGLELEVVTLGEKGITEKDILVHDETIVNPTLHYMLARMRLPELPIAMGVIRNVGKNVYDKALHEQIKSEKTNSKYKNLNDLFLSGNTFKVS, via the coding sequence ATGGAAACAGAAGCATTACAATGTCCGTTAAAACCCAAAGATTTTGCTAGCGACCAAGAAGTAAAATGGTGTCCTGGTTGTGGAGATTACGCCGTATTAAACGCTGTACAAAAAGCACTTTCGGAATTAAACGTAAAAAAAGAGGATGTTACTTTTGTATCAGGAATAGGTTGTTCGTCTCGTTTCCCGTATTACATGGATACTTACGGTTTTCATACCATACACGGTAGAGCAGCTGCAATTGCAACAGGTGTAAAAGTGGCTAATCCAAATTTAAGTGTTTGGGTAATTTCTGGCGATGGCGATTCGTTGGCTATTGGAGGAAATCATTTTATCCATGCAGTAAGAAGAAATGTAAACATGAACTTAATTTTGTTTAACAACGAAATTTATGGTTTAACCAAAGGACAATATTCACCAACTTCAGAACGCGGAAAAGTAACTAAATCATCTCCACACGGAACAGTAGAAGACCCTTTTAACCCAGCAGAATTGGCGTTAGGTGCACAAAGTAGTTTTTACGCTCGTGTGCCCGACACCGATGTTAAATTAATGACTAACGTGATGATTAGTGCAGAGAAACACCAAGGCTTATCGTTGGTTGAAGTATTACAAAATTGTGTGATATTTAACGATAAAGTACATGCTGCTATTACAGGTAAAGACACCAAAGCTGATAACCAATTAATTTTAGAACACGGTCAGCCCATGTTGTTTGGTATAGACAAAACAAAAGGTTTGCGTTTAAATGGGTTAGAATTAGAAGTGGTAACATTAGGCGAAAAAGGAATTACTGAAAAGGATATTTTAGTACACGATGAAACAATTGTTAATCCTACCTTGCATTATATGTTGGCTCGTATGCGTTTACCAGAACTACCCATAGCAATGGGCGTTATTAGAAATGTTGGTAAAAATGTTTATGATAAAGCTTTACATGAGCAAATAAAAAGTGAAAAAACGAATAGCAAATACAAAAATTTAAACGATTTATTTTTAAGTGGTAATACGTTTAAAGTAAGCTAA
- a CDS encoding 2-oxoacid:acceptor oxidoreductase subunit alpha, with amino-acid sequence MTTELESVVIKFAGDSGDGMQLAGTLFTDTTAVMGNAIATFPDFPSEIRAPQGTVAGVSGFQIHFGTSGVHSPGDAPDVLVAMNPAALKANLHNLKPACTIIIDGDSYTKKDFEKAGFEGNPLEDNTLSDYKVIEAPITSLTKASVADLGLDNKSMVRCKNMFTLGIVFWLFNEPLEQTINFFNQKFKKKPELAQANVNALKAGFNYALTIEAIKSSFTVLPAKKQPGTYRNITGNQAAAWGFLAAAKKANKELFLGTYPITPATDILHELTKHKWSGVKIVQAEDEIAGICSAIGASFAGDVAITTTSGPGMALKTEAIGLAVMTELPLVIVNVQRGGPSTGLPTKTEQSDLMQALYGRNGECPIVVLSASTPADCFDWAFEATRIALEHMTPVILLTESYLGNGAEPWKIKLTEELPDIHPRTLDSLDPNWKPYQRDSEKLARWWVKPGTKGMEHRIGGLEKDECTGCVSHNPQNHGKMVATRQEKIDRIADFIPLQRVKGKDATKLLVVGWGGQFGILFGAVNELQKEGKDIAFTHFNYINPLPKNTAEIFAKFDKILVCELNNGQFANYLRGQFPQFTYEQFNKIEGLPFKIKDLKNKFNEILEAGNA; translated from the coding sequence ATGACAACAGAATTAGAAAGTGTAGTAATAAAGTTTGCAGGCGATTCTGGCGATGGAATGCAACTAGCTGGAACATTATTTACTGATACCACAGCAGTAATGGGAAATGCAATAGCAACTTTCCCCGATTTCCCATCAGAAATACGAGCACCACAAGGAACGGTTGCAGGTGTTTCAGGTTTTCAAATTCATTTTGGGACATCTGGGGTTCATAGTCCAGGCGATGCACCAGATGTGTTGGTAGCAATGAATCCTGCTGCTTTAAAGGCCAATTTACATAACCTTAAACCTGCCTGTACCATTATTATTGATGGTGATTCTTATACTAAAAAAGATTTTGAAAAAGCAGGTTTTGAAGGCAATCCATTAGAAGATAACACGCTTTCAGACTATAAAGTTATTGAAGCACCAATAACTTCATTAACCAAAGCAAGTGTTGCCGATTTAGGGTTGGACAACAAAAGCATGGTACGTTGTAAAAACATGTTTACCTTAGGTATCGTGTTTTGGTTGTTTAATGAACCATTAGAGCAAACCATCAATTTCTTTAATCAGAAATTTAAAAAGAAACCAGAATTGGCTCAAGCCAATGTAAATGCGTTAAAAGCGGGGTTTAATTATGCGTTAACCATCGAAGCGATAAAATCATCCTTCACGGTATTGCCAGCAAAAAAACAGCCCGGTACTTATCGTAACATTACAGGAAATCAAGCAGCAGCTTGGGGATTTTTAGCAGCAGCAAAAAAAGCAAATAAAGAGTTGTTTTTAGGAACCTACCCGATTACGCCAGCTACCGATATTTTACACGAATTAACCAAACACAAATGGAGCGGTGTAAAAATAGTTCAAGCTGAAGACGAAATTGCAGGTATTTGCTCTGCTATTGGAGCTAGTTTTGCTGGTGATGTTGCTATTACCACTACCTCTGGACCAGGAATGGCACTAAAAACGGAAGCCATTGGTTTAGCAGTAATGACAGAACTACCATTGGTTATTGTAAATGTTCAGCGTGGAGGACCAAGTACAGGTTTACCAACTAAAACAGAACAAAGCGATTTAATGCAAGCTCTTTATGGAAGAAATGGAGAATGTCCAATAGTAGTACTTTCGGCAAGTACACCAGCCGATTGTTTCGATTGGGCTTTTGAAGCTACACGAATAGCTTTAGAACACATGACTCCAGTAATTTTGTTAACCGAAAGTTATTTAGGAAACGGTGCAGAACCTTGGAAAATTAAATTAACCGAAGAATTGCCAGACATTCATCCAAGAACATTGGATAGCTTAGATCCAAATTGGAAACCTTACCAAAGAGATAGCGAAAAACTGGCTCGCTGGTGGGTAAAACCGGGCACAAAAGGAATGGAACACCGAATTGGAGGACTAGAAAAAGATGAATGTACAGGTTGTGTATCTCACAACCCTCAAAACCATGGAAAAATGGTGGCAACTCGTCAAGAAAAAATTGATAGAATTGCTGATTTTATTCCATTGCAAAGAGTGAAAGGAAAAGATGCAACTAAGTTGTTGGTTGTTGGCTGGGGAGGTCAGTTTGGTATTTTGTTTGGAGCAGTAAACGAATTACAAAAAGAAGGAAAAGATATTGCTTTTACCCACTTTAATTACATTAATCCATTACCAAAAAACACAGCAGAAATTTTTGCCAAGTTTGATAAAATTTTGGTTTGCGAATTAAATAATGGGCAATTTGCCAATTACTTAAGAGGGCAATTTCCTCAATTTACTTATGAGCAATTTAATAAAATAGAAGGTTTGCCTTTTAAAATTAAAGATTTAAAAAATAAGTTTAACGAAATATTAGAAGCAGGCAATGCCTGA
- a CDS encoding 3-hydroxyacyl-CoA dehydrogenase/enoyl-CoA hydratase family protein — protein sequence MKKINTVGVIGAGTMGAAIAQKFAQEGFTVYLNDREQKYIDKGINGIREILEQGVERKLFTQEKVEGIIGNIKGTTNQTDLKVCDLIVEAIFEDFEVKSNLFKALDKIVSADTILATNTSSFSVTELAEAVSHPERFVGLHYFYHAAKNRLVEIIPGAKTSQETYKAMQVFSVQSGKDAITTKDVNGFAVNRFFVPWLNEACKMLAEGIGSIAEIDTVCMNTFGIGMGPFALMNATGVPIALHAQKTLEHFGPSYKISTKLEEQVASGNNWNLSGMDTVNITPELTKAVNDRILGVTFFVCSQILAEEVCTAVDLNRGAKIGLRWRKGPVDLMQQFGESEVKRIVSEFASIYGETIPEGIKAENWNMEFVTLAVNGSVATITMSRPEDMNALNEEVMGQLDCKFSQADARPDVETIILTGSGKAFVAGADIKFFVKNIKSNTIDNIVTFTKYGQEVLEKIDKSPKKVVGILNGLALGGGMELALCCDVLLAVPKTKIAFPETGIGIYPGLGGTQRTALRVGKGLAKYLVLTGQMLGAKQALEIGLIDGIIQPSEVFDFISGAKAIPDKPKIELTSEWKAIEFLYGTNSYKSIIKGDYTNGGISTEEVAKLGKTMSFKAPIAMNFAEELIEAAKGPASELDKLVDIFTTKDALLGLTSIGKRVEYSGE from the coding sequence ATGAAAAAGATAAACACAGTTGGAGTAATTGGAGCAGGAACTATGGGAGCTGCAATTGCTCAAAAATTTGCACAAGAAGGATTTACCGTTTACTTAAATGATAGAGAACAAAAGTATATCGACAAAGGAATTAACGGTATAAGAGAAATACTTGAACAAGGTGTTGAACGTAAATTGTTTACACAAGAAAAAGTTGAAGGAATAATTGGCAATATAAAAGGCACAACCAATCAAACAGATTTAAAAGTTTGTGATTTAATTGTAGAAGCAATTTTTGAAGATTTTGAAGTAAAATCAAACTTATTCAAAGCTCTTGATAAAATTGTTTCGGCTGACACGATTTTAGCAACCAATACTTCATCTTTTTCGGTAACAGAATTAGCAGAAGCAGTTTCTCATCCTGAACGTTTTGTTGGGTTGCATTACTTTTATCATGCTGCAAAAAACAGATTGGTAGAGATTATTCCAGGTGCAAAAACATCACAAGAAACGTACAAAGCAATGCAAGTTTTTTCTGTTCAATCTGGTAAAGATGCCATTACAACTAAAGATGTAAATGGCTTTGCTGTAAACAGATTTTTTGTACCTTGGTTAAACGAGGCGTGTAAAATGTTAGCTGAAGGAATTGGAAGTATCGCAGAAATTGATACAGTTTGCATGAATACCTTTGGAATAGGAATGGGGCCATTCGCATTAATGAATGCAACAGGAGTTCCAATTGCCTTACACGCACAAAAAACCTTAGAACATTTCGGACCATCTTATAAAATCTCAACAAAACTAGAAGAACAAGTTGCTTCTGGTAATAACTGGAATTTATCAGGAATGGATACTGTAAATATCACCCCAGAACTAACTAAAGCAGTAAACGATAGAATTTTAGGCGTTACTTTCTTTGTATGTTCTCAAATTTTGGCAGAAGAAGTTTGTACTGCTGTAGATTTAAATAGAGGAGCAAAAATTGGTTTACGATGGAGAAAAGGACCAGTTGATTTGATGCAACAATTTGGTGAGAGTGAGGTAAAACGAATTGTTTCAGAATTTGCTTCAATTTATGGAGAAACTATCCCTGAAGGAATAAAAGCAGAAAATTGGAATATGGAATTTGTTACCCTTGCCGTTAACGGAAGTGTTGCAACAATTACCATGTCTCGTCCAGAAGATATGAATGCCTTGAACGAAGAAGTAATGGGGCAATTAGACTGTAAATTTTCTCAGGCAGATGCTCGTCCAGATGTAGAAACGATTATTTTAACTGGTTCAGGTAAAGCTTTTGTAGCAGGTGCTGACATCAAATTCTTTGTGAAAAACATAAAATCAAATACGATTGATAACATTGTAACTTTTACAAAATACGGTCAAGAAGTATTAGAGAAAATAGATAAATCGCCTAAAAAAGTAGTAGGTATTTTAAACGGCCTAGCCTTAGGTGGAGGTATGGAATTAGCTTTATGTTGTGATGTGTTGTTGGCTGTACCAAAAACTAAAATTGCTTTCCCCGAAACAGGCATTGGAATTTACCCAGGTTTAGGAGGTACGCAACGTACTGCTTTAAGAGTAGGTAAAGGATTGGCTAAATATTTAGTCTTGACTGGTCAAATGCTAGGCGCTAAACAAGCATTGGAAATTGGTTTAATTGATGGTATAATTCAACCTTCTGAAGTATTTGATTTTATTTCAGGAGCAAAAGCCATTCCTGATAAACCAAAAATTGAACTTACAAGCGAATGGAAAGCCATTGAATTCTTATACGGAACAAACAGCTACAAATCAATAATAAAAGGAGATTATACCAATGGTGGAATTTCTACCGAAGAAGTGGCTAAATTGGGTAAAACCATGAGTTTTAAAGCTCCAATAGCCATGAATTTTGCTGAAGAATTAATTGAAGCAGCAAAAGGTCCAGCTTCGGAATTAGATAAATTGGTGGATATTTTTACCACCAAAGATGCCTTGTTAGGTTTAACTTCAATTGGTAAAAGAGTAGAGTATTCAGGGGAGTAA
- a CDS encoding enoyl-CoA hydratase/isomerase family protein: protein MEKIKLTYTHNETVANILLDDGKGNVLDNIMMLELLDCFKTFKNNPNLKLITFQGEGKHFSFGASVPEHTKELAETMIKTFHQLFLSIIDLGIPTMAKITGQCLGGGMELALICNFLFADKTAKMGQPEIVLGVFPPPASLLLPLKIGYARAEELLLTGKVIDAEEGYRIGLLNHVFENKDDLNLEMNAWIEKNIVPKSASSLRYGVKAARVKFNHILGNFLPQLEYMYVKQLMETKDANEGINSFLEKRQPVWENC, encoded by the coding sequence ATGGAAAAAATTAAATTAACCTATACGCACAACGAAACAGTAGCTAATATCCTGTTAGATGATGGTAAAGGAAATGTTTTAGATAACATTATGATGTTGGAGCTGTTGGATTGTTTTAAGACATTCAAAAACAACCCAAATTTGAAACTCATCACGTTTCAGGGCGAAGGAAAACATTTTTCTTTTGGAGCTAGTGTTCCTGAACATACCAAAGAATTGGCGGAGACCATGATTAAAACTTTTCACCAACTCTTTTTAAGTATAATCGACTTAGGCATTCCAACCATGGCAAAAATTACAGGACAGTGTTTGGGTGGCGGAATGGAATTGGCTTTAATCTGCAATTTCTTGTTTGCAGATAAAACTGCAAAAATGGGGCAGCCGGAAATTGTTTTAGGAGTATTTCCTCCTCCAGCTTCACTCCTACTTCCACTAAAAATTGGATATGCTAGAGCTGAAGAGTTATTGCTTACAGGTAAAGTTATTGATGCTGAAGAAGGTTATAGAATTGGTTTATTAAATCATGTTTTTGAAAACAAAGATGATTTGAATTTAGAAATGAATGCATGGATAGAGAAAAATATTGTTCCTAAAAGTGCTTCGTCATTACGTTATGGTGTAAAAGCTGCTCGAGTAAAGTTTAACCACATTTTAGGCAACTTTTTACCACAATTGGAATACATGTATGTTAAACAATTAATGGAAACTAAAGATGCTAACGAAGGCATAAATTCATTTTTAGAAAAAAGACAACCTGTTTGGGAGAATTGTTAA
- the oah gene encoding 6-oxocyclohex-1-ene-1-carbonyl-CoA hydratase, whose amino-acid sequence MEALKNHNLVEGYNYTDILFEKRPCLNTDGTPVKGLFNAWIILNNPKQYNSYTTKAVKEIILAFGEASNDRSVVAVVFTAVEDKAFCTGGNTKEYAEYYSGQPQEYSQYMRLFNDMVSAILKCEKPVVCRVNGMRIGGGQEIGMAADYTVSTDLARFGQAGPKHGSAAIGGATDFLHLYVGIERAMSSLTLCEPWTAHQAYSMGLITDIVPALKVDGKFIANPLVNIEKYADEYGKVIFGSMKTGEELAKGKEILARGEVDLSKLDEAVNKLIAKLLHTFPNCSHKTLTEVRKKKLEHWDMNKESSREWLALNMMTEAKAGFKAFNDGPKNDREVDFVKLRQLLAEGKEWDDEMHRAISPQYKPQNV is encoded by the coding sequence ATGGAAGCTTTAAAAAATCACAATTTAGTAGAAGGTTACAACTATACCGATATTCTTTTTGAAAAAAGACCTTGCTTAAATACCGATGGTACTCCTGTAAAAGGACTTTTTAACGCTTGGATTATACTTAACAACCCTAAACAATACAACTCATATACAACTAAAGCAGTTAAAGAAATTATTTTGGCTTTTGGTGAAGCATCGAACGATAGAAGTGTTGTAGCTGTAGTATTTACTGCCGTTGAAGACAAGGCTTTTTGTACTGGCGGAAACACCAAAGAATATGCAGAATATTATTCAGGTCAACCTCAAGAATATTCGCAATACATGCGCTTGTTTAACGACATGGTTTCTGCTATCTTAAAATGTGAAAAACCAGTTGTTTGTCGAGTAAACGGAATGCGTATTGGAGGTGGTCAAGAAATTGGAATGGCAGCAGATTATACTGTTTCTACAGATTTAGCTCGATTCGGACAAGCTGGACCAAAACATGGAAGTGCCGCTATTGGAGGTGCAACCGATTTCCTTCATCTTTATGTTGGTATTGAAAGAGCCATGTCATCGTTAACATTATGCGAACCGTGGACAGCTCATCAAGCTTATAGTATGGGCTTAATTACTGATATTGTTCCTGCACTTAAAGTGGATGGTAAATTTATTGCTAACCCATTGGTAAATATTGAAAAATATGCTGATGAATACGGTAAAGTTATTTTTGGATCAATGAAAACAGGAGAAGAATTAGCAAAAGGAAAAGAAATTTTAGCAAGAGGCGAAGTTGATTTATCAAAACTTGATGAAGCTGTAAATAAATTGATTGCAAAATTGTTACACACCTTCCCAAATTGTTCACACAAAACTTTAACTGAAGTACGTAAGAAAAAATTAGAACATTGGGACATGAACAAAGAGAGCAGCCGTGAGTGGTTAGCTTTAAACATGATGACTGAAGCTAAAGCAGGTTTCAAAGCATTTAACGATGGTCCTAAAAATGATAGAGAGGTTGATTTTGTAAAATTACGTCAGTTACTAGCTGAAGGTAAAGAATGGGATGACGAAATGCACAGAGCAATTTCTCCACAGTATAAACCACAAAATGTATAA
- the had gene encoding 6-hydroxycyclohex-1-ene-1-carbonyl-CoA dehydrogenase, with amino-acid sequence MKQWQMTALKEDFSLVESELPSINENEAIVKVAGCGVCHTDLSFWHDGVRTKKEMPLTLGHEISGVVTAGPANWVGKNVIIPAVLPCGDCELCNKGRSNMCQNQLMPGNDFHGGFASHIVVPHKYLCPVPDSILTKYSLQELSVIADAISTPYQVMKKSELEKGDLAIVIGVGGVGVYGALIAKIMGAKVIAIDINDDKLANAKRNGVDATLNSKGLDFKEVKLKVKELAKELGTPKFGWKIFEFSGTTPGQDLAFSLITFTSTLSIVGFTMDKLNVRLSNLMAFDAKLIGTWGCKPELYPEVVELIASGKLEIKDFVQTFPMSKINEVFKNTLEHKYDKRSVLVPDFN; translated from the coding sequence ATGAAACAATGGCAAATGACAGCACTAAAGGAAGATTTTTCTTTGGTTGAATCTGAATTGCCATCAATAAACGAAAACGAAGCAATTGTTAAAGTTGCTGGTTGTGGTGTTTGCCATACCGATTTAAGTTTTTGGCACGATGGCGTGAGAACAAAAAAAGAAATGCCTTTAACATTAGGTCATGAGATTAGTGGAGTTGTGACAGCAGGTCCAGCAAATTGGGTTGGAAAAAATGTAATTATTCCAGCTGTATTACCTTGTGGTGATTGTGAGTTGTGCAACAAAGGCAGAAGCAACATGTGTCAAAACCAACTAATGCCAGGAAACGATTTTCACGGTGGTTTTGCTTCTCATATTGTTGTACCTCATAAATATTTATGCCCTGTTCCCGACTCTATTTTAACCAAATACTCATTACAAGAACTTTCTGTAATTGCGGATGCTATTTCTACACCTTATCAAGTAATGAAAAAATCAGAGTTAGAAAAAGGTGATTTAGCAATAGTTATAGGTGTTGGTGGAGTTGGTGTTTATGGTGCTTTAATTGCAAAAATAATGGGTGCTAAAGTAATTGCCATCGATATCAATGATGATAAGCTTGCAAACGCTAAGAGAAACGGTGTTGATGCAACTTTAAATTCTAAAGGACTTGATTTCAAAGAAGTAAAATTGAAAGTAAAAGAACTAGCCAAAGAATTAGGCACTCCAAAATTCGGTTGGAAAATTTTTGAATTTTCAGGCACTACTCCTGGTCAGGATTTAGCATTTAGCCTAATAACTTTTACATCGACATTAAGCATAGTAGGTTTTACTATGGATAAATTGAATGTTCGTTTGAGTAACCTAATGGCTTTCGATGCAAAATTAATTGGCACTTGGGGTTGTAAACCCGAATTGTACCCAGAAGTAGTTGAATTAATTGCATCTGGAAAATTGGAGATTAAAGATTTTGTTCAAACATTTCCAATGTCGAAAATAAACGAAGTATTTAAAAACACACTTGAACATAAATATGACAAACGTTCAGTGTTAGTGCCCGACTTTAATTAA
- a CDS encoding thiolase family protein has product MKGFHDKKKGFGITYDNIYLVNGARTPFGKLCGTLGQVSPTDLGIYATKAAIEKSGIKGDDIDQVMYANIGQSSADSYFLPRHIGLFSGIPEGIPAVMLQRICGSGFETIIAGAEQITLGKAQTALCGGTENMSLSPTVSFGNRMGYPLGKIDFKDMLWEALNDTAAVPMGCTAENVATKHGITKEDANEFAKLSIDRYIAAKERGFFDGEVVKMNSAEFAVEGLNTRKVRLPKTAVDFTTDENVRPADLEAMAKLPSVFARDGVQTAANSSGIVDGAASVVVASGDFINQKGLKPLSRIVASATSALDPRVMGLGPVPAIRLVLEMAGLTIADIGLIEINEAFAAQFIGCEKELGLNRDICNVNGGAIALGHPLAATGTRLSLTISREMQARGVKYGIASACIGGGQGTAILFENPNA; this is encoded by the coding sequence ATGAAAGGATTTCACGATAAGAAAAAAGGGTTTGGAATAACTTACGATAATATTTATTTGGTAAATGGCGCAAGAACTCCATTTGGAAAATTATGTGGCACATTAGGACAAGTATCACCTACAGATTTAGGAATATATGCGACCAAAGCTGCTATTGAAAAATCAGGAATTAAAGGCGATGATATTGATCAAGTAATGTATGCCAACATCGGTCAAAGTTCTGCTGATTCTTATTTTTTACCTCGCCACATTGGCTTGTTTTCAGGTATTCCAGAAGGTATTCCCGCTGTGATGTTGCAACGTATTTGTGGTAGTGGTTTTGAAACCATTATTGCAGGTGCAGAGCAAATAACATTAGGAAAAGCACAAACCGCTTTATGTGGTGGAACAGAAAACATGAGCCTCTCTCCTACGGTAAGTTTTGGAAACAGAATGGGATATCCGTTAGGAAAAATTGATTTTAAAGACATGCTTTGGGAAGCTTTAAATGATACTGCTGCTGTACCAATGGGATGTACGGCGGAAAATGTTGCTACCAAACATGGAATTACAAAAGAAGATGCGAACGAGTTTGCAAAACTTTCTATAGACCGATATATCGCTGCAAAGGAGCGTGGTTTCTTTGATGGTGAAGTAGTTAAAATGAACTCAGCAGAATTTGCTGTTGAAGGTTTAAATACACGAAAAGTACGTTTACCAAAAACTGCTGTTGATTTTACAACAGACGAAAATGTTCGTCCAGCCGATTTAGAAGCTATGGCAAAATTACCTTCTGTTTTTGCACGTGATGGAGTTCAAACTGCTGCAAATTCGAGCGGTATTGTTGATGGTGCAGCTTCAGTTGTTGTGGCAAGTGGCGATTTTATCAACCAAAAAGGCTTAAAACCTTTATCAAGAATAGTGGCATCGGCTACGAGTGCTTTAGACCCAAGAGTTATGGGGTTAGGACCCGTTCCTGCAATTCGTTTAGTATTGGAAATGGCTGGTTTAACAATAGCAGATATTGGTTTAATAGAAATTAATGAAGCTTTTGCTGCACAATTTATTGGTTGCGAAAAAGAATTAGGTTTAAACCGCGACATCTGTAATGTTAATGGAGGTGCAATTGCTTTAGGGCATCCTTTAGCTGCTACAGGAACTCGATTATCATTAACAATTTCAAGAGAAATGCAAGCAAGAGGTGTTAAGTATGGTATTGCTTCGGCTTGTATTGGTGGTGGACAAGGAACAGCTATTTTATTTGAAAATCCAAACGCATAA
- a CDS encoding ATPase, whose amino-acid sequence MLQGYGRKHFTETDLVKTEINCGAAGVSHFFDGEKNIIDIGGEDIKIIRCDKDNNVENFYMNDKCAAGTGSFLAEIAERANINISEMSSLASLSKYDKELNSFCTVFAKTEIMNWIFDGMSVEDISRGIYNSIANKVAKMRLDPGIPTFMIGGVIAHHPYLKDLLNEKFKKDIQIVDSPQHVVSFGAAILAMNTYNKNVQQELENQKKNNKTIKQ is encoded by the coding sequence GTGCTACAGGGGTATGGTCGTAAACATTTTACTGAAACAGATCTTGTTAAAACAGAAATAAATTGTGGTGCTGCTGGTGTTTCCCATTTCTTCGACGGAGAAAAAAACATTATTGATATAGGAGGTGAAGACATTAAAATAATACGTTGCGATAAAGACAATAACGTAGAAAATTTCTACATGAACGATAAATGTGCTGCAGGAACTGGTTCGTTCTTAGCTGAAATTGCAGAACGTGCAAACATCAACATTAGTGAAATGAGCAGTTTAGCTTCGTTATCCAAATACGACAAGGAATTAAACAGTTTCTGTACGGTATTCGCTAAAACCGAAATCATGAATTGGATTTTTGATGGCATGTCGGTTGAAGACATTTCTCGTGGAATTTACAATTCTATAGCCAACAAAGTAGCAAAAATGAGGCTCGACCCAGGTATTCCAACTTTTATGATTGGAGGGGTAATTGCTCATCATCCATACTTAAAAGACTTGTTAAACGAAAAGTTTAAAAAAGATATACAAATAGTTGATAGTCCGCAACATGTAGTTTCGTTCGGTGCTGCAATTTTAGCCATGAACACCTACAACAAAAATGTTCAGCAGGAATTAGAAAATCAGAAAAAAAATAATAAAACGATAAAACAATGA